The nucleotide window AGACCATCTGCCATATCTTACTTTTTCTTTAGGTACAATACCCACATTCATATTCATTTTGCTTACACATGAATAGTTTCAAATCTGTTCACATATGGTTTAAAGTTTTTGTCCCTATTGTCTTAACTCAGGCTTGTGTAACTTAAAATGAGCCTGAGTGTGGGTCTACATACAGCAAGATGTgcaataaaaacacaattttagtGCTACTTTCAAAATTCATGCTATTAAGAAGGATGCTGTTTTCAAAGCTGAAAAGATCATGAAATGGCTGACTTACATATCAGAGGTTGGATAATTCCTTACTATTGAGGTGTTATAGTTTCTATGTAgtaaatgtcttcaaatattaaCTGAAAGATCAGTGAagtattttctcctttgtaattccaacttcattttgtttattctgaagataattaatattttaattgcaaAAGAAATTATAGCATTGGAAAATTTTCTCTATATGGAGAATAACAATGAACTAAATTTACCAATTAGGGAACCATTTCAGGAATTGTTGGTCGGTGAATTTTTCTGCAGTAACTATGTTTCAGTTGCAATGCAGTATGCCCAGAAACAATCCATTTCAACTTCCGAATGTTTGATTTGGAAAACTTGTTTGATGAGTATTCAGTTAAACACTTGGATACAAGCCCTTTCCAGAAGGTCACATCTCTACCATTTATTTTGGAATGTTTCTGAAGACATTCTACTCATTTTATTAACTCTACATACTTCTGCTTTTGGATCTCCAATATGACTATAGACAATATCAACACAGAAGGCTTTGATTTAGACTCTAAAGGTTAGAGCTTTTGATCTTGACATGCCCTAAGTTGGGCTTCCAGTCAAAATTGAGGTCACTTCTCCTTTCAAATGGCAAGTTCTCTTGAATGAGTGCATAGTGGAGTTGCAGAAATTGAAAGGCAGTAGCAGCTTTCACTTTACATTACACCTTCTCCAATACAATCTTTTCCATTCTCATCAAGTCTGAAACTGTGAACCTTTATTCACTTATTTGGAATACATCCGTTGCCAATGGGACATTCCCTTCCTCTTCTATTGATTTTACAGCCAAATAGAAGCAGCTCAGTCCAACACATCCAAGGTGCTTGGACTGTACTTTCATTTAACACAGGAATCTGTCCAGTAAATTCACAGAGAAAATGCCTTTATGTTAAAGTCAAATAACTGAGTTAGACTAGCATCTTGTACTTCAAAGTCCTGTAGCCTTGCAATCATTCTGAGGCTATTGTCTATCATGTGCAAATTCAATTGTCTCAAGCCACAGATCTTTAACTGACATCCAGACTTCTGTTCCAACAGGGCATTCAGCTGGTGTAGCAGTTTCTGAGAGTCAGGTGTCAGTACCTCTATCATCTTGATAGTGACTGGGGCTCAGTGGTAACCACCCTTCTTGGGCCTGCCCTCATCTCACCTCACGAAATCCAATCTCAGAGGCCTAGGAAACAAAGCAAAGGGAGAGGCCCAGGGAGCGGGAGCCTTCCTGGGTGAATGTCTCTGCACAGCCACCAAGATCATATTGCCCTCATCAGGGTCAGCTTGGAGCTGAAGGGCTGAAAAGGCATTTTGATATTTCATTGCGTATTATTTCATACTGTTATTTCAGAATTTTGTGTGCACATATTGTTTCTTCAGTAAGTCTAATGCTTTATAAGCATAGTAACCACATCTGACATTTCCATGTCTCGCACATTGTGTGCTTGGACAGctctgcctggaatattcttcccCCGGTTGCCCACATGTCTAATATAGTGCTTTGTGTTGTGTCAAAACCTAatgcatatttgttgaatatttaacACGTGCTGATTTTAGGTTAGTAAATGTCTTTTCTATAATTGATGATTTTTGTTATACCTAGAGATTGAACACTTTGAAAGCAGCCTTAGAAAATGcatttcaattattctttttcaCCCCCTCCTTCTGTGCCCAGTACAAAACTCTGCATGGATTAAGAACTTGGTAAATATTACAGATGAAGCAACAGGCAGATTTCAGGCACACATAagcaaattgaatttttaaaccCTCAATCAGGACATGTGGTttaattttggagcattttatgTATATGCCAAACAGCCTGAGAAATGTAGCTTGAATTGAAATATATTAGAATACATGAAGACGAATAGAGACAGTAGGAAAATATGTTTGTCATCAGAACTGTTTCAGAAATCCAGAACACCAACCTACCTATTCCACCACTTCAGGTGATCCAAAAAGACTGGGAGTAAACATGTTTTGAGTGGTTCAATGTGTTGTAATTTATATCTATGCATTTCAGATATTAATTGAAACAAAGGTGGGTTAAACTATTGAATGGTTGTTCTGTcttataaacacatttaaataatacttttctaCATGTATTATTATATCCTTTTCTGATCTTTTTCAAGgatctattttatagatgattgCTATGGTCTTCCTTATATTAATTATACAAATTTGTTTGTAGATCTAATAACCAAGATTTGATGGCAccaaatttttcttcatataacaGTTATCTCAGCCTTCTCAGCTATGCTTCAATAACCTGGTGTAAACCATTTACCATTTCAGAGTTTTGCAATAGAGGATAAATATAgcaatatgttatatattattttcaaaattgtattttaattgctTTACTGGGACAATTATTGGTAACTttgaaaaagagttaaaaaaatcaGACATTAACAAATGCTCCAGGATTTCCATAGTTTCATACTAGCTGGTACTGCCCTAGCCAATCCTTGTTACCTCTTATTTGAATTATGGCAACAGCTTCCTAATGAGTCCCTTGCATTTAGTCTCTCATTGTTCTAGTACATTCTATATTGCGTGTTCCATTTATCTTTATGAAGAAAATTTTGACCAGGTTGTTTTTGTCTTCAAAGGTTTTAATAGTACCTATTTGTTACTAAATTTGGAACAAATCTTAGCCTCTTGTGCAAAGCTCAatatccatccttccttcctttgtccctctctccctccctcccttccttctttctttctttctttttttttttttttttttttttttttttgagacagcgtgtcgctctgtcacccaggctggagtgcagtggctccagctaggctcactgcaagctcctcctcccaagttcatttaggtcattctcctgcctcagcctcccgagtaggtgggactacaggcacccttcaccacgcccggctaattttttgtatttttagtagagatggggttttaccatgttagccaggacggtctcgatctcctgacctcatgatccacctgcctcagcctcgcaaagtggctaggagccaccacgccccctcctcctcttccctctctctttcctttcttctaaaaTCTGGTAATATCttcatttctccctcacttttgaaGGACAGTTCTGCTGGATAGAGCATTCTTGattatcagatttttttgttctttcagtactttaaatatatcagCTCAATGCTTTCTGGTCTCCAAAGTtactgatgagaaatctgctgataatcTTATTGGGGATCCCTTGTATGCATGAGTCACTTctgtcttgctgctttcaagattcttaTTTTGTCTTTGGCTTTCTACAATTTGATTATAGTGTGTCTTAGTGTGGGTCTCTTTGAATTCATTCTCTCAGAGtctgttgagcttcttggatctttTTATTCGTATCTTTCTTCAAATGtggaaagttttcagccattatttcttcaaataatctctcttctccttctgagacTCCCACAATGCATGTGTTGAACACTTGATGGTGTTCCTAAGGCTCTATTcaattttctttactgttttttgttgttgttctgcaGACTGAATAATTTCAACTGTCCTGTCTTCCagtttgctgtttcttttttctacatGCCTGAATTGGTCTTTGAATCCTcctataaaatattcatttcagttattataatTTTCAGCTCCAgtttttttaggttttctatccttttattgatatttctactttgttttggtttttgattttctccacatcttcctttattttcttgagCATCTGTAAAAccattgttttaaagtctgtgttTAGTAGGTCTGTCATGCAGTCTTTTTCAGGGATGATTTTAGTTGGTTTATTTTCCCTCTCCTTTGAGTGAgccatattttcctgtttctttgtatgatTTGTGATTTTTCTGGTTGATAACTAGACATTTGAATCTTATCACATGGTTACACTGGGAACCAGATTCTCTGGGTTTGctatgtttgttttattgttgttgtagGATGTTTGTGTTGAGGATCAGCTTGAGATGTAAATTTAAGGTCTTCTTAGGCCTTTTATGAGCCTGTGCCTTTCCCTGGGCATGTATGGCAACTTTCTACATTTTCCTGTATATTTAATTgcttttatgtatctttttcctTAAATGTCTCACCacccaaaggagaaaaagagaaaaataaataaggcactGGCTCTTTAAATCTCCTGGAAGCCACTTCAGCCAGAGAGAGGGCCTGCAAaaatggtgtgtgtatgtgtgtgtgtatacacaacaATAGCTGCTTGCCTTTGTGTTTGTACCTCCATGATCAGAAGCAGCAATTAGTGATCAGAACACAGATCTCATATATTTGAAAGACAAGGTCATTATTGTCCACCCTGTTCCCATATGCTGCCTGCAAGCTGCTTTAGGAACACAGACATGGCAGCCTGTCACAGGGACAGGGGATGAGGAATTGGTAACCACTATTGAGCTGAGAGTTAAAATGAACTGAAATTAACTGTAAGTTACCTTCCAAGCATTCCTCTGGAAGTTGCAAGCACTAGAGCTCCAAAATAGCAATATCAGACAGATTTCAACCGTGCAATTGTTATCTAGGTGGGGGAGAAAAATTCCCTGCTCTGCTATCTTCCTAGGATCCCCCTACctctaaattaaatttttttgagatggagtctccctcttgttgcctaggatggagtacaatggcgtgatctctgctcaccacaacctccgcctcccaagatcaagcgattctcccgcctcagcctctcgagtagctgggattataggcacgcacccagctaattttgtatttttagtagagacggagtttctccatgttggtcaggctggtctcgaactcctgacctcaggcgatccacccaccttggcctcccaaagtgttgggattactggcatgagccaccacacctggcccccgcaaagttgttttttttttttttttttttttttttgagacagtgttcagggttttgctctgttgcccatgttggaaTGCAGTGAaacttactgtagcctcaaactcccaagttcaagcagtcctcccacctcagcctcccaaatatctgagactacaggcacacaccactatgcctggcaatttttttttttttcactttttgtagagagacgctcttgctttgttgcccaggctggtctcaaactcctaggctcaagcaatccttcctccttctactcccaaagtgctggaattataggcatgagcaaccacacccaccccaaaatatttttttaatgcctcTCTTCTGTTAGACATAAGTTTAGTAAACAAGATATGTAAGTCTTTGACCCATGATATCTACAGGATGCTGCAGACATTATAAGACGAACACATGAGTGAAAATATGATTACAGATTAcgataaatgctatgaagaaaaaatatgtgaTCTGGTATCTTATCCTACAGTAGATGGCTACAACCAATTTTACTCAAGCATGGGATTCCTCTGAACTCCTTTCTTGTCTTAATCCTTCTCTTCTAATTATtgttatttagaatttatttttgcatatatcaAATAATAAGTTTCGGCAACTATCATTCAGGATTTTCTTAAAAGCTAAGATTGatttacaaagattttcttcctCCAATAAACATATATCAGATTTGGCCAAACCCCAGTACAAGAAAGACTCAGCTGCTTGGCCAAGAACAACTCTATCTACGTTGTGGCAAATATTGGGGACAAGAAGCCATGCAATGCCAGTGACCCTCAGTGTCCCCCTGATGGCCGTTACCAATACAACACTGATGTGGTATTTGATTCTCAAGGAAAACTGGTGGCACGCTACCATAAGGTAAAATTAATTTGCAAATAATCCAATTAGTTAATATCTAAGGAAATAAAGCGGGCAAGGAGAAAAATACGTTATTGATAATGATAAGCATACTTTAGAAATCAAGTAGAGGCAAAGCATAGAAAGTAATGATAAAGTGTGGAAAGCTCCTATAAAGAGGCTTAAGGGGTTCCGTGTGCATGTAAGAACACAGGAGTGTGTTTTTAGGAGTGTGTGGGAGTCAGAAAGTGCTACATGCATTATGCTGCACAATGTTGCCTTTtggactttgtttttttaaagacataccCTGGCAATGGGTCTAGGCTAGAACGAAAAACTGCTTACCACATAAACTCTGTCTTGAGGAGAATGGAGCAAACAAAGTTCCTTGCCAAGGAAAACAGTTAAGTATACTCGGCAAACAGAAGTAATGTATTTTACTCCCATGTCTTATAAGACTCCAAAGGGTCTTTATAGATAAAGATACCCATGTACACATCTGTAATGTGGAGACTGAACCAAAGGCTCAGTTTAGCTGGAATGGCCTCTGGTTCTCTAAAGCAAACTCTTTTCCCATGAAAACAGTGATCATAGATTAAATTGGTACTAAGATGTGAGCTTGCACTTTTTCCAACACTGTGATGTCCAGATCAACTtcctaaaagaattttttttctctttcccttctgtttattgcagcaaaaCCTTTTCATGGGTGAAGAGCAATTCAATGTTCCCAAGGAGCCTGAGATCGTGACTTTCAATACCAGCTTTGGAAGTTTTGGCATTTTCACATGCTTTGATATACTCTTCCATGATCCTGCTGTTACCTTGGTGAAAGATTTCCACGTGGACACCATACTATTCCCAACAGCTTGGATGAATGTTTTGCCACATTTGTCAGCTGTTGAATTCCATTCAGCTTGGGCTATGGGCATGAGGGTCAATTTCCTTGCATCCAACATACATTACCCCTCAAAGAATATGACAGGTAATGTGTGATCTTAAAGATATGCAGGCTgatgtaatcagaaaaaaaaaaaccatgttttTCTAGCTAATGCATACTCCTTAATACAATGTTTTCCAGCTCTTAATTTTTGAACATCTAGTTGTTAATATGCTATAGAATCAATCTCAGTCtaaattgttttgtagatttatttggttttatttatcttgatttttttttccaaaatatatgaCTTCTTACATACATCTCTCCTTTCTTGGCTTCTTGGTGTCATACTTTAACTGATTTCCTCTCACTTCTCTGTCTTTATCAGCATGTTTTactgaaattaataaaacatataaCTTAGAGAGAGTAAAATGTGAATATGagtttaaaatagtaataacaatcaTGAAATCCCTTTTTACTTTCCCATTTcaaatgatattttcaatttattactTCCAGGAAGTGGCATCTATGCACCCAGTTCTTCAAGAGCATTTCATTACGATATGAAGACAGAAGAGGGAAAACTCCTCCTCTCACAACTGGAATCCCACCCATCCCACTCTGTAGTTGTGAATTGGACTTCCTATGCCAGCAGTATAGAACCGCTCTCGCCAGGAAACCAGGAATTTAAGGGCACTGTCTTTTTCGATGAATTCACTTTCGTGAAGCTCGCAAAAGTTGCAGGAAATTACACAGTTTGTCAGAAAGCTCTCTGCTGTCATCTAAGCTACAAGATGTCTGACAACCTAGCAGATGAAGTGTATGCCCTGGGGGCATTTGATGGACTGCACACTGTGGAAGGGCGCTATTATCTACAGGTAATATTTTGATGTCAGAAGAGTTACTGGATAAAATAAAGACACTcagttaaatatacattttagataaataatgaatgattttttaGTATACGCATATCCCGCTTTTGGTGATTTATGCATCCTAAAACTTTTGTTGTTTACCTGAAATTAAACTTGAGCTGGGAAGCCTATAAATATAGGCTAAATTTATTtgctacatctttttttttttttttttttttttgagacagagtctcactctgttgcccaagctggagtgcagtggcacacaattctcatgactcagcctcccaagtagctgggactataggcaagcgccaccatgcctggctaattttttttttttgtattttagtagagactgggtttcaccatattggccagggtggtcttgaactccctgagctcaggcgatccgcccaccttagcctcccaaagtattgagactacagggatgagccaccaagcctggcctattTGCTAAATCTTGAAATCTTAGATGTCAGTTAGATGTCAGTTCGATTTTAAGCTGATTGGGGAAAGGCAGAACATTTACTTGCAGTagcagtattaaaaataaatatttaaattacagaTAATTATAACAGTTCATTGAAAACCTGTTTTATTTCCTCCTGAACAAATTAAACCATTTTCCCTATATGTTCACAAATGCCTATCTTGCTTTATAAAGAGTTTGACGCTAAGTGTATCCTGGACATGAATGGAGTTGACCACCAAGATTGTTCAATGGAATGATTTATTGCTGCAAAGATCCAATCTCTCACGCTCACAAGTGGCCTCCATGGTTCTCTAATTCTACTCTTCTCTTCCTTGGTCTGGCCCTCATCTTATCTCACTTAACAGAGCTTCCTGTTGACAGTCTGACAATCTCAGCTCCATCCAGTCAGTTCCCTACACTGTCGTTACAGAAATCACAAAAAGCTGTTTTTGATTATAATACTGTCTGGCTTAAAATTCTTCACTGACTTCTAATTGACAAATCAAATTTCTTAACATGAAAGATACACGAAGTCTAGATGTGTGGTCCCTTCCTATTCTCCATCCTCTAATTTCACTTCTACTTACATATATCCTGGTCTTTTGCAATATTGAGatattttcctatttcctatTTGCTAGCACCTGCAGAACCTCGAGGTGTTTGCACAGATTGTTTGGTCCTTTATCCATGGCAAGCCCCACCTACTCATTTTCATAGCACTTTTCAGGTGTTATCTTCACCAAGGAGCCTGCCTGGATATTTCCCAAGGAGCTACTCCTACCTCCCCAGCTGAGTTAAGTACCTCCTTTGTGTGCTCCTAGAACACCATATGCTTAGCTTTATCAAAGACATACTATGTCATAGTATTCACATACTTATTTGAGACTGAGAACCCCTTGAGTGCTGAAATTATGCCAACTGCACAGTATTTTGTTTGCTCTATGATAACTACTCTATCAATACTTGCTCATTTTAGCAAGTGAaggcctactatatgccaggtattTATTTAGTGTTAATGATATGAAGATAAATAAGCATAGATTCTCCTCTTGAGGAATTAGTAATGGAGAAAGACATTTGAACAGATAATTTCAGCATAGGTTGGCATGTGATAGTCCGTAGAATGCACATTTTGCTGCAGGAGTACTAAAGAGCTCCACTTAGATTAATTTGGGAATGCAGGGAAGTTTCTGGAGCTGATGCTATTATCCAGgtgaaaaagaggaggaggggatTCTTTGTGGTGTGAAGAGCATGAACAAGGGTGTGGATGCAGGCAGGAGCAGGGTCTGCAGGGAAAATCAAGCAGATCAGTGCTACTAAGGCATAGCTTGAGAAGCTGGGGTTGGTGGGAAATAAGCCTGGGGGCAACATCCTGTCCTGCAGGATCTTACCGAGCACACTTAAGTTTCAGCCTTTATTCTGCGGGTGATGGTCAGCTGGTGGAAGTGGTCCAGTGAGGGAATGATGTGGTCAGATCTGCCTTTGAGTGTATCATTTTTACTACTCTGTAGATGATGGAACAAAGACCCCAAAGACTAGATTATTAAAATAGTCTTATTAAGGGTCTGGACCAAGATTGTGTTTGTCGGAATAAAAGCAAAGCATGGAGtctagaaatatttagaaaacggAACTCAGTGGCTAATTTGATGTGGAACAGGAAAGCAGAATGAAGAGTCCGGAATGTGGCAGGTTTCTGGCAAGAATGGCTGGGTGGGTGAGATGCCTCTGACAGATTAGGAGGCAAGAGAGGAGCAGACTGGTTGATAGTGGGTAGAGGCTGAGTTCAGTTATAGATACGGTGGTTTTGAAGTCGTTATGAGACATTCAGCTGGACATAGCCAGTTGGCTGTTGAATACTTTGGTGTGATGCTTAATGGAGGtactagaattagaaatattgTTTCGAGAATCAGCAAGATACAAGGGGCGATTAAGCACGCAAGAGTGAATGACACTGCAAAGGAGACTGTACTGACAATAAAGAACTATTGACAAGGTAGAACCTTTAGGAGCTTCAGTATTTGGGGCAGGAAAGGACAGAGGACAAGAAACCTGCAAATACaattgagaaataaaagataatttaaaaagagaacatcTGGTAGATGCAAGGAAGTAGAGACTCTTGGAAGAAGGAAATCGGGAGGTGTATTAATGCAATACGTTGACCATTATTAGCATTTTTGAGTATAATTTTGGCAGAATTTTCTGAGCTCGTAATGATAGGATGATGGGCAGATTATATTGGGTTGAAAAGTCAAAGGGAAGtgaatgcatttttttccccaagaagtcttatctgagacaagaaGAAGAGAAGCAAGACAAGGGCTTAACAGAGACTCATGGTCaggagaaatgtgtgtgtgtgtgtgtgtgtgtgtgtgtatgtttctcaACAAATGAGAGAGCCTTGATTGCCTTTGTAGGTCTAGGAGAAAgagctacaaaagaaaaaatatataaaatatgagaggaatcaggccaggtgcgatggcctgtaatcccagcactttgggaggtcaaggcgggcagatcacctgagatcaggagtttgtgaccagcctgtccaacatggtgaaaccctgtctctactaaaaatacaaaaattagccaggcatggtggcaggcacctgcaatcccagctacttgggaggtcgaggcgggagaattgcttgatcctgggagacggaggttgcagtgagctgatattgtgccactgcactccagcctaggcaaaagagtgagactctgtctcaaaataaaataaaataaaataaaatataggaggAATCAATACTCCTACTCAGTGTTCCAAGGTGCtggaggaaagggggaaaaatagtATCATGAACACAGGTACAAAATGTCTAACAAgtggaaattaaatgaattatatgGTATATTATGGTATATTATATGGTATATTATATGGTATATTAACATATGTAGCCTTATATATGTGACATACATGTGGTATTATATtgctatataaatttttataattgaaGTATAAATTgtgatgtattatttttaagtttaaaaaggtTGGTCACAAAACAAGAGGGTAATAATCTCTTagcttttcttccctccttttccttcctgcctcctctaCGTTTTCCTACCTTTTTGCCTCCCCCAGAGTCTCGGCTCTTCCTAAAGAGAGTTGTGGGAAGTTCTTTCTTAGTGTTGTGAGGTAGGTTAGCTTTGTCAAGTAAAACCAAGCTTTCTGTTTATCTTGCTAGACGGTGATATTCCATTTAAATGATTGGTACCAGTTATGTTTTGGAATCTTTctatttaaagataataatacgTATTACTTGATATTACCAGCAGAATCTGGGAAAATACCCAGAATCAAGCATATTAATATATCTATTGGAAAACTTGGGACTATTCACCTTAAATAGcttgaataaaaatgttatagCCTTATGTTAATTCAAGTTAGGTCTTAAGGCCAATGTGCCAGTGGGTTACAAAAATCCTTTATTTTCAGAGGATTTTGGATTTTGGTATTGAAGATAAGGAATTTTggtataatattatatttataatttttcatagtcTAACTGTGATGATACATTATGCTTGAAAAATCTTGATTATCACCAAAAGCCACCTCCAATCCAAgtgaagagaaacaaagagaggtAAAAGTGAAATAAACCCCTATCTTGCTACACAGATTTTCTAAGCATTCTATAGTGAATAtgcataattttgtttatatcaaTATGTCATTGCAAActtattgcttttatattttttctttgtttttcctaaagttattaattgccttattttttaaaatttagttaattttctttgacttttgttttttttttttttttttttttttttttgaggcggagtcttgctctgttgcccaggctggagtgcggtggcgcgatctcggctcactgcaagctccgcctcccgggttcccgccattctcctgcctcagcctcccgagtagctgggactacaggcgccgccaccacgcccggctaatttttttgtatttttagtggagacggggtttcattgtgttagccaggatggtctcgatctcctgacctcgtgatccgcccgtctcggcctcccaaagtgctgggattacaggcttgagccaccgcgcccggcctgacttttTGTTAAAACCCCATATCTTCCAACGGCATCTCAGAATAATTTTCCCACAATATCATTTTCATAAGATTATCTAGAGCTAAAAATAATAACCTTTCTCTGCACTGGTTTCCCTCTAGTCCTTCTGCACAGCTGTCATATAGAGATTTCCTTAACTGTCATCCTAGGAATGCTCTCTTAGCTATTTCCTTGCTTTGGgttctctgtttttctccttctaccTTTATCTGTTCCTTTCTTCTGTTGGAGTCAACACTGTCTAGTTACATTGCTCTAATCTGAACTGGCTGCTCTCCATGCCTTGTACATGATAGGAGTCATCCTGGAATCTCCCTTTATCCTCGtggtgaagattttctttttttaccactTCCCGGTGTGGATTTCCTGTTTTCTGTTCCCCATCTTCCTTGTTTTGGGCTTGTGCcctctttgttgttgttaacagTTTCTGGAAAGAGAGTGATTGTGATGCAAGATTTTTGAGACTTACCAGTCTGAAAGTGCCTTTCCTCTTAAATTTAGTTAAGTATTTCCCTGGGCATGGAATTCAAAGGTGGTTATAACTTTTCTTCAGGATTGTGAATGTATTATATCCTCACATCTTATGTTGCTATTGAGAATTCTGAAGTTCTTCTGATTCTTGATTCTCTGTATGTGTATTCCTCATTCTGCACCTTCCCCAGAATGCATGcagagtttcttcctttccattttctttttctctttttctgaaacTCTTATTATTGGGATCTTTTGCCTCTTGGATTGGTGCTCTAATTTTCCGACATTTTCTCTGCTATTttttactactttattttttccctctacttTCTGAGAGATTTCCTCCTCTTGATCTTCCAAATCATGTActgaatcttttatttttgttaacatgTTCGTAATTTCCAAGaactcttttttcttgtcttctgagttttactttttcttcaacacttgtttttttgtgcatatattatttcttcttctctctctgaggctatttagaaaactttttattgaatCTCTTTCCCCCTGCTTCCTTTAAGTTGCTTTTATCtgcttttttatttgctttttcatgcAATAAGTTTTTC belongs to Macaca thibetana thibetana isolate TM-01 chromosome 4, ASM2454274v1, whole genome shotgun sequence and includes:
- the VNN1 gene encoding pantetheinase — its product is MTTQLPACVAVLLFYVSRTSCQDTFTAAVYEHAVILPNVTLTPASREEALALMNRNLDILEGAITSAAQQGAHIIVTPEDGIYGWNFTRDSLYPYLEDIPDPEVNWIPCNNPNRFGQTPVQERLSCLAKNNSIYVVANIGDKKPCNASDPQCPPDGRYQYNTDVVFDSQGKLVARYHKQNLFMGEEQFNVPKEPEIVTFNTSFGSFGIFTCFDILFHDPAVTLVKDFHVDTILFPTAWMNVLPHLSAVEFHSAWAMGMRVNFLASNIHYPSKNMTGSGIYAPSSSRAFHYDMKTEEGKLLLSQLESHPSHSVVVNWTSYASSIEPLSPGNQEFKGTVFFDEFTFVKLAKVAGNYTVCQKALCCHLSYKMSDNLADEVYALGAFDGLHTVEGRYYLQICTLLKCKTTNLKTCGDSVETASTRFEMFSLSGTFGTQYVFPEVLLSENQLAPGEFQVSTDGRLFSLKPTSGPVLTVTLFGRLYEKDWASNASSGLKAQARRIMLIVIAPIVYSLIW